A portion of the Kiritimatiellia bacterium genome contains these proteins:
- a CDS encoding insulinase family protein produces the protein MNERKSELNGWVHGFRLEETVELPEIDGVGRRFTHERSGARLLHLDVRDDEHLFVAAFRTPPPDDTGLPHILEHTVLCGSRRYPVKDPFVEMLKSSLATFLNAITWPDRTIYPCASANLRDFRNLMAVYCDAVFHPLLTEDHFRQEGHHLAVADPDRPDSPLVIRGVVFNEMKGAYSTLDGMLDRIATAALLPDTPAGRDSGGWPEAIPSLTYEQFVQFHRNYYHPSNAYLILYTSSPLEPHLKFLDEEVLASFSRRSPPPPIPLQPRWTAPRQVEATYPALPGETPERRSVVTIDWLTHPSDDVETSVAMSVAFHYLLAHAGCPLRRALEDTHWGDEVLCEHSSARRETTFTVGLLGTDAARAREIEALVFDVLRRETSRGFDRELLDAAFHQFELGALHIPELFPLTLADRVLLMWLYEASPWTWLEIRSRLAVLRERMREEPRYIERAVERWLIANPHRVAVVLRPDPELNRRREEEWRRRLEERRRSMSPAELERLARETRELDARTAAPNPPEALATLPRLSLADVSPEPRRLPTTVQTVGGRPMLRVETFTRGVAYVALAADVSELSAEDWVRLTPLVPLWFRTGAAGLDHAAMARRESAVCGGLAGSFTATAHVGTPDRLRLYLMIATYALDERLRSALDLLTDRLWSPNLLDPPRVQTLLGELQSGLRDDVLHSGTKYAASRAGRHFGPIAACVEALSGLEVVRASRRFAEAADRDGEAVGAEFEAVRRRVLSVARWHVAAAGSDAAIDTIAGWFREFVGRCPQPAAVSPPSWRAVPPVELEGIAAPADVAFTALAVPAVPWVDPRSAALRVLCHRLTLDHLWTEIRVRRGAYGCGAMYAPVSGVVVLSSYRDPTPAQSLEIFRRIPDHVEREMDLSPGAVEQAVIGTLKPFERPYRPAHAVGEALARYLRGEDEEFRRRERAALLRVDAAAIREVAATVLRPSLARSAACVIANRDQLRAMPVPEERIEDL, from the coding sequence CTACCCGGTGAAGGATCCCTTCGTGGAAATGCTCAAGAGCAGCCTCGCGACCTTTCTGAACGCGATCACGTGGCCCGACCGGACGATCTACCCCTGCGCGAGCGCGAACCTCCGCGATTTCCGCAACCTGATGGCGGTCTACTGCGACGCGGTCTTTCATCCGCTGCTCACCGAAGACCACTTCCGCCAGGAGGGCCATCACCTCGCGGTGGCAGACCCGGACCGACCGGACAGTCCGCTGGTGATCCGCGGTGTGGTGTTCAACGAGATGAAGGGCGCGTACAGCACGCTGGACGGCATGCTGGACCGGATTGCGACCGCCGCGCTATTGCCCGACACGCCCGCCGGGCGCGACTCCGGCGGCTGGCCTGAGGCGATCCCGTCGCTGACCTATGAGCAGTTCGTACAGTTTCACCGGAACTACTATCACCCCTCCAACGCCTATCTGATTCTGTACACCTCGTCGCCGCTCGAACCTCACCTAAAATTTCTGGACGAGGAAGTGTTGGCCTCGTTCTCGCGGCGGTCGCCCCCGCCGCCGATCCCGCTCCAGCCGCGCTGGACTGCGCCGCGCCAGGTGGAGGCCACCTACCCCGCGCTGCCGGGTGAAACGCCCGAACGCCGCAGCGTGGTGACGATCGACTGGCTGACGCACCCCAGCGACGACGTCGAGACGTCCGTCGCAATGAGCGTCGCGTTCCACTACCTGCTCGCGCACGCGGGCTGTCCGCTCCGGCGCGCGTTGGAAGATACCCACTGGGGCGACGAAGTGCTCTGCGAGCATTCCTCCGCGCGGCGCGAGACGACGTTCACAGTCGGGCTCCTGGGCACGGATGCGGCGCGCGCGCGGGAGATCGAGGCGCTGGTGTTCGATGTGCTTCGGCGCGAAACCTCCCGAGGCTTCGACCGCGAGCTGCTCGACGCCGCGTTCCACCAGTTTGAGCTCGGCGCCCTGCACATCCCGGAACTCTTTCCGCTGACGCTTGCGGATCGCGTGCTGCTGATGTGGCTGTACGAGGCCTCACCGTGGACGTGGCTCGAGATCCGCTCCCGGCTCGCGGTGCTGCGCGAGCGGATGCGCGAAGAGCCGCGATACATCGAGCGTGCGGTAGAGCGGTGGTTGATCGCGAATCCGCACCGGGTGGCGGTGGTGCTGCGGCCGGACCCGGAACTGAACCGCCGCCGCGAGGAGGAGTGGAGGCGCCGGCTCGAGGAGCGCCGGCGGTCCATGTCGCCGGCGGAGCTCGAGCGGCTCGCGCGCGAGACGCGCGAACTGGATGCCCGAACCGCGGCGCCGAATCCGCCCGAGGCGCTGGCAACGCTACCGCGGCTGTCGCTGGCGGACGTCTCGCCGGAGCCGCGCCGTCTTCCGACGACGGTGCAAACCGTCGGCGGGCGCCCGATGCTGCGGGTCGAAACGTTCACGCGCGGCGTCGCATATGTGGCGCTGGCGGCCGACGTCAGCGAGCTGTCGGCCGAGGACTGGGTGCGCCTCACGCCGCTGGTTCCGCTGTGGTTTCGGACCGGGGCGGCCGGTCTCGATCACGCGGCGATGGCGCGTCGAGAGTCAGCGGTCTGTGGTGGTTTGGCCGGCAGCTTCACGGCGACCGCCCACGTCGGCACGCCGGACCGGCTGCGGCTCTACCTGATGATCGCCACATATGCGCTGGACGAGCGCCTGCGTTCGGCACTGGATCTGCTCACGGACCGCTTGTGGTCGCCGAATCTCTTGGATCCGCCTCGCGTGCAGACGTTGCTCGGCGAGCTGCAGTCGGGGCTCCGCGATGACGTGTTGCATTCCGGCACCAAATATGCGGCCAGCCGGGCGGGGCGGCACTTCGGCCCGATTGCGGCGTGCGTGGAGGCGCTGAGCGGGTTGGAGGTGGTTCGAGCGTCGCGCCGGTTTGCGGAGGCCGCCGATCGGGACGGCGAGGCGGTGGGCGCGGAGTTTGAGGCTGTTCGCCGACGAGTGCTCTCGGTGGCCCGTTGGCATGTTGCGGCGGCGGGATCGGACGCTGCGATCGACACGATCGCCGGCTGGTTCCGGGAGTTTGTCGGTCGCTGTCCGCAGCCCGCGGCCGTCTCACCGCCCTCGTGGCGGGCGGTGCCCCCGGTGGAACTGGAGGGCATTGCGGCGCCCGCGGATGTCGCGTTCACCGCGCTCGCGGTGCCGGCGGTACCGTGGGTGGATCCGCGCAGCGCCGCACTGCGCGTGCTGTGCCACCGTCTCACACTGGATCATCTCTGGACCGAGATCCGGGTGCGCCGGGGTGCGTACGGCTGCGGCGCGATGTACGCGCCGGTGTCCGGCGTCGTCGTGCTGTCCAGCTATCGGGATCCAACGCCCGCCCAGTCGCTCGAAATTTTCCGGCGCATCCCCGACCACGTGGAACGGGAGATGGACCTCTCGCCGGGCGCGGTCGAGCAGGCGGTGATCGGCACGCTCAAACCATTCGAGCGCCCGTACCGGCCGGCTCATGCGGTGGGCGAGGCGCTGGCGCGGTACCTGAGGGGGGAGGACGAGGAGTTCCGGCGTCGCGAGCGCGCCGCGCTGTTGCGAGTGGATGCGGCCGCGATCCGCGAGGTCGCGGCCACGGTGCTGCGACCGTCGCTGGCGCGGTCGGCGGCCTGTGTGATCGCGAACCGGGACCAGCTTCGCGCAATGCCGGTGCCGGAGGAGCGGATCGAAGATCTCTGA
- a CDS encoding dipeptide ABC transporter ATP-binding protein, translated as MNRPGPLLAVQDLTVEFALPEGPLRAVDGLSLEVRRGEVVGLVGESGSGKSVTALSVLRLLEGVARYRAGRIEWLADPARPRDLLQLPEPQLRAIRGREIGMVFQEPMTSLNPLHTIGRQLAEAVRLHRAVPPAEVRREVVEWLGRVGLPEAQRRLDAWPHELSGGERQRVMIAMALINRPSLLIADEPTTALDVTIQAQIVELVARLRAELGMAVLWITHDLGLLRRLADRVVVMWRGRKVEEGPTERVLSAPEHPYTRRLVESVPAGGPVEIPAGAREVISVEGLTVEFPVRRGLLRREVGAVRALKGLSLRLAEGESVGLVGESGSGKTTAALALLRLWTRGLVRQSGRVVYAGRDLASLSRTALRSLRREMQIVFQDPFASLNPRMTVGQIVGEGLAVHEPGLAPAERARRVERALTALGLEPAHVHRYPHEFSGGQRQRIALARALVLEPRLLVLDEPTSALDVSLQAEIVQLLRSIQRERRVAFVVISHDLRVVRALCHRIVVLRRGDVLEQGPTADVLSSPSTPYTRALIAAAFDYRAIEGSAA; from the coding sequence ATGAACCGGCCGGGCCCACTGCTGGCGGTCCAGGACCTCACGGTCGAGTTCGCTCTGCCGGAAGGCCCGCTGCGCGCGGTGGATGGGCTCTCGCTGGAGGTGCGGCGTGGTGAGGTGGTCGGCCTGGTCGGTGAAAGCGGGTCGGGCAAATCGGTGACCGCGCTTTCTGTGCTGCGGCTGTTGGAGGGTGTGGCCCGCTATCGCGCCGGGCGGATCGAGTGGCTGGCCGATCCGGCACGTCCGCGGGACCTGCTGCAGCTGCCGGAACCGCAACTGCGGGCGATCCGCGGCAGGGAGATCGGCATGGTGTTTCAGGAACCGATGACCTCGCTGAATCCGCTGCACACGATCGGCCGGCAGCTTGCGGAGGCGGTGCGGCTGCACCGCGCAGTGCCCCCCGCTGAAGTCCGCCGCGAGGTCGTGGAGTGGCTGGGGCGCGTGGGCCTGCCCGAGGCGCAGCGGCGCCTGGACGCGTGGCCGCATGAGCTCTCCGGCGGGGAACGGCAGCGCGTGATGATTGCGATGGCGCTGATCAACCGGCCATCGTTGCTGATCGCGGACGAACCGACCACCGCGCTCGACGTAACGATTCAGGCGCAGATTGTGGAGCTGGTGGCCCGCCTGCGCGCGGAGCTCGGGATGGCGGTGCTCTGGATCACGCATGATCTGGGGCTGCTGCGCCGGCTGGCGGACCGCGTCGTGGTGATGTGGCGGGGGCGGAAAGTCGAAGAGGGACCGACGGAGCGGGTGCTGAGCGCGCCAGAGCATCCCTACACGCGGCGGCTGGTGGAATCGGTGCCTGCCGGAGGGCCGGTGGAGATACCGGCGGGGGCGCGCGAGGTGATCTCGGTGGAGGGACTGACGGTGGAGTTTCCGGTCCGTCGCGGCCTGCTTCGGCGCGAGGTGGGGGCGGTGCGGGCGCTCAAGGGCCTCAGCCTGCGGCTGGCGGAGGGGGAGTCGGTGGGGCTGGTGGGCGAGAGCGGCTCCGGCAAGACGACCGCTGCGCTGGCGCTGCTGCGGCTGTGGACGCGCGGCCTCGTGCGACAGTCCGGCCGCGTCGTGTATGCGGGCCGTGATCTTGCCTCGCTGTCCCGCACGGCGCTGCGGTCGCTGCGGCGGGAGATGCAGATCGTCTTTCAGGATCCGTTCGCATCGCTGAATCCCCGCATGACAGTGGGCCAGATTGTCGGCGAGGGGTTGGCGGTGCACGAGCCCGGGCTTGCGCCGGCGGAACGTGCGCGGCGGGTGGAACGGGCGCTGACCGCGTTGGGGTTGGAGCCCGCGCACGTCCACCGCTATCCGCACGAGTTCTCCGGCGGCCAGCGGCAACGGATTGCGCTGGCGCGGGCGCTGGTGCTCGAACCGCGGCTGTTGGTGCTCGACGAGCCCACCTCCGCGCTGGACGTGTCGTTGCAGGCGGAGATCGTGCAGTTGCTGCGCTCGATTCAGCGCGAGCGGAGAGTCGCGTTCGTGGTGATCAGCCACGACCTGCGCGTGGTGCGTGCGCTCTGCCACCGCATTGTCGTGTTGCGCCGCGGGGATGTCCTCGAGCAGGGGCCGACCGCGGACGTGCTCAGTTCGCCCAGCACCCCCTACACTCGCGCGCTGATCGCGGCGGCGTTCGACTACCGCGCGATTGAGGGGTCGGCCGCATGA
- a CDS encoding ABC transporter permease, whose product MRWRRRWSPLARRRWAAFRANRRGFVSAMLFTLLFAVALASPWLAADRPWVVRVGGRWYWPLWQNVSEAELGGVFETAADFRDPYVADTLIRARGGWMLWPPIPYGHDTVDLDAPEPAPSPPGRRHWLGTDDLGRDVLARVLHGLRISLLFGLALTVVSAVIGTLLGLWQGYAGGWVDLIAQRLIELWGAMPRLYILIIMSAVIEPGFGSLLGILLLFSWMSLVHVVRAETLRARNFEYVRAARALGVPEWRIALRHVLPNALVAAMTYLPFQLAGSLTMLTSLDFLGLGLPPGSPSLGEMLQQGKANLHAPWLGLTAFVALSTLFMLVVFIGEAARDAMDPRKTMRSGGSG is encoded by the coding sequence ATGAGATGGCGCCGCCGATGGTCGCCGCTCGCGCGCCGTCGCTGGGCCGCGTTCCGCGCAAACCGGCGGGGATTCGTCTCCGCGATGCTGTTCACGTTGCTGTTCGCGGTCGCGCTCGCGTCGCCGTGGCTGGCCGCAGACCGGCCGTGGGTGGTGCGGGTGGGTGGGCGGTGGTACTGGCCGCTGTGGCAAAACGTCAGCGAGGCGGAACTCGGGGGCGTGTTTGAAACGGCGGCGGACTTTCGCGACCCGTATGTCGCCGATACGCTGATTCGAGCACGGGGCGGGTGGATGCTCTGGCCGCCGATTCCGTACGGGCACGACACCGTGGATCTGGATGCGCCCGAACCGGCGCCGTCGCCGCCAGGCCGACGCCACTGGCTCGGCACCGACGATCTCGGCCGCGATGTGCTGGCGAGGGTGCTGCACGGCCTGCGGATCTCGCTGCTCTTTGGGCTGGCACTGACGGTGGTCAGCGCGGTGATCGGCACGCTGCTGGGGCTCTGGCAGGGCTACGCGGGCGGCTGGGTGGATCTCATTGCCCAGCGGCTGATCGAGCTGTGGGGTGCGATGCCCCGGCTCTACATTCTGATCATCATGTCCGCCGTGATCGAACCGGGGTTTGGCTCGCTGCTGGGCATTCTGCTGCTCTTTTCGTGGATGAGTCTCGTACACGTGGTGCGCGCGGAGACGCTGCGCGCGCGCAACTTCGAGTACGTCCGCGCCGCCCGCGCGCTCGGTGTGCCGGAGTGGCGCATCGCGCTGCGGCATGTGCTGCCGAACGCGCTCGTCGCCGCGATGACCTATCTGCCGTTTCAGCTTGCCGGCTCGCTGACGATGCTGACCTCGCTCGACTTTCTCGGCCTCGGCCTGCCCCCCGGCTCTCCATCGCTGGGAGAAATGTTGCAGCAGGGCAAGGCGAACCTGCACGCGCCCTGGTTGGGCCTGACCGCGTTTGTCGCACTTTCGACCCTCTTCATGCTGGTGGTCTTCATCGGCGAAGCGGCGCGCGATGCGATGGATCCGCGCAAAACGATGCGGAGCGGAGGGAGCGGATGA